From the Elstera cyanobacteriorum genome, one window contains:
- a CDS encoding asparaginase → MVSAAYPVLAEITRGPLVESRHLGSAVVVDAAGGVVAEWGDGGRVTFPRSSNKILQALPLVESGAADRFNVSPAELSLACASHRSEIRHVDAVIAWLARLGLTPDALECGSHWPMDEDAAYALARSGGTPTQAHNNCSGKHTGFLATALHLGEPLAGYVEYDHPVQHRITQTLSEMMEVDLFAQPWGVDGCSIPTIAAPLKSLALAMAKCADPSHLPAARAEAIRRLVDAMATQAFFMDGTHGFATRLMDRLGHKIVCKVGAEGVFTAILRDRGWGVALKVEDGTARGAEMALAAVLRALGILTDADLIAVQDIFPAPIKTRRGLAVGDVRPVDLGKPGAF, encoded by the coding sequence ATGGTTTCCGCCGCTTATCCCGTTCTTGCCGAAATCACCCGTGGCCCGTTGGTGGAAAGCCGCCATCTCGGCAGCGCTGTGGTGGTCGATGCGGCGGGCGGCGTGGTGGCCGAATGGGGAGACGGCGGGCGCGTCACCTTCCCCCGCTCCTCCAACAAAATTCTGCAAGCCCTGCCGCTAGTGGAAAGCGGCGCGGCGGACCGGTTTAACGTCTCTCCGGCAGAACTCTCCCTCGCCTGCGCGTCACACCGCAGCGAAATCCGCCATGTGGACGCCGTGATCGCCTGGCTTGCCCGGCTCGGCCTTACCCCCGACGCGCTGGAATGCGGCAGCCATTGGCCGATGGACGAGGACGCGGCTTACGCCCTCGCCCGCTCCGGCGGCACGCCGACCCAGGCGCATAATAATTGTTCGGGTAAGCACACAGGCTTTCTCGCCACCGCCCTGCATTTGGGCGAACCGCTGGCGGGTTATGTCGAGTACGATCATCCGGTGCAGCACCGCATCACGCAAACCCTGTCGGAAATGATGGAGGTCGATCTCTTCGCCCAGCCCTGGGGCGTCGATGGCTGCTCGATCCCGACCATCGCCGCGCCGCTGAAATCGCTCGCGCTCGCAATGGCCAAATGCGCCGACCCGTCCCACCTGCCCGCCGCGCGCGCCGAGGCGATCCGCCGTCTGGTCGACGCGATGGCAACCCAGGCCTTCTTTATGGACGGCACCCACGGCTTCGCCACGCGGCTGATGGACCGGCTGGGGCATAAGATCGTCTGCAAGGTCGGCGCGGAAGGCGTGTTCACCGCCATTCTGCGCGACCGCGGTTGGGGCGTGGCGCTGAAGGTCGAAGACGGTACCGCGCGCGGGGCCGAAATGGCGCTGGCCGCCGTGCTGCGCGCCCTTGGTATCCTGACCGACGCCGACCTGATCGCCGTCCAGGATATTTTCCCCGCCCCGATCAAAACCCGGCGCGGCCTTGCGGTGGGGGATGTGCGCCCGGTGGATTTGGGAAAACCGGGGGCGTTTTAA
- a CDS encoding ABC transporter substrate-binding protein, translated as MNYRTLTLASVSMAAALLAGTVQAKTLIFCSEGSPENFSPARATSGTTSTAAAETIYSRLVDFERGTTNLVNSLAEKYEVSADGKVYTFTLRKGVKFHTTSYFKPTRTLNADDVIFSVERQLKKDHPFNPIGGGKYQYFDDLGMSENLVKIEKVDDLTVRMTIKEALSPFITNVAMPFMSVYSKEYADQLQKAGKMDDIDLKPVGTGPFIFVDYVKDSTIRYKTNPDYFEGKSSLDGLVFAITPDSAQRVNKLKAGECNVAAYPNPADIENLKKDTNLKVLQQAGLNVGYIAFNVQKKPFDDKRVRQALNLAINKKTIIEAVYPGGIGETAKNPLPPVIGWAYNNDVKDYAFDPEAAKKLLAEAGVPADTEVDLWAMPVARPYNPNAKRMAEIVQADWAKVGIKAKIVSFDWAEYLNRTREGEHQTMMLGWTGDTGDPDNFLYELLGCGSAKSGGNRARWCNQAFEDLIQKARKTSDRAERGKLYKEAQVIFKDEAPWVTVAHAVQTVPMSKNVDGFKVDPLGRFKFYGVSMK; from the coding sequence GTGAACTATCGCACATTAACGCTTGCATCGGTTTCGATGGCGGCGGCGCTCTTGGCTGGCACGGTCCAGGCCAAGACCTTGATTTTCTGCTCGGAAGGCAGTCCCGAAAACTTCAGCCCGGCACGGGCGACGTCGGGCACCACCAGCACGGCCGCGGCGGAAACCATCTATAGCCGCCTCGTGGATTTCGAGCGCGGTACGACCAACCTCGTGAACTCGCTGGCCGAAAAATATGAAGTCTCGGCCGACGGCAAGGTTTATACCTTCACGCTGCGCAAGGGCGTCAAGTTCCACACCACGTCATATTTCAAGCCGACGCGGACGCTGAATGCCGATGACGTCATCTTCTCCGTCGAGCGTCAGCTAAAGAAGGATCATCCTTTCAATCCCATCGGTGGCGGTAAGTACCAGTATTTCGATGATCTGGGTATGTCGGAAAATCTGGTCAAGATCGAGAAAGTCGATGATCTGACCGTCCGCATGACGATCAAAGAAGCGCTGTCGCCCTTCATCACCAATGTCGCCATGCCGTTTATGTCGGTCTATTCCAAGGAATACGCCGATCAGCTTCAAAAAGCTGGCAAGATGGACGATATCGACCTGAAGCCGGTCGGTACGGGGCCGTTTATTTTTGTCGATTACGTAAAAGACTCGACAATCCGCTATAAAACCAATCCGGACTATTTTGAAGGCAAGTCCAGCCTGGATGGTCTTGTTTTCGCCATTACGCCCGATAGCGCCCAGCGTGTTAACAAGTTGAAGGCTGGGGAATGCAATGTTGCCGCCTACCCCAATCCCGCCGATATCGAGAACCTGAAAAAAGATACGAATCTGAAGGTTCTGCAGCAGGCGGGTCTTAACGTCGGTTACATCGCCTTTAACGTTCAGAAGAAGCCGTTCGACGATAAGCGCGTTCGTCAGGCCCTGAATCTGGCGATCAACAAAAAGACCATCATCGAGGCGGTCTATCCGGGTGGCATTGGTGAAACTGCCAAGAACCCGCTGCCGCCGGTGATCGGCTGGGCCTATAATAACGACGTGAAAGACTATGCGTTCGATCCGGAAGCGGCGAAGAAGCTTCTGGCCGAAGCGGGTGTGCCGGCTGATACGGAAGTCGATCTTTGGGCTATGCCGGTCGCGCGTCCTTACAACCCCAACGCCAAGCGCATGGCCGAAATCGTCCAGGCCGATTGGGCGAAGGTTGGGATTAAGGCAAAGATCGTCTCCTTCGATTGGGCCGAATATCTGAACCGTACCCGTGAAGGCGAGCATCAGACCATGATGCTGGGGTGGACCGGCGATACTGGCGATCCCGATAACTTCCTGTACGAGCTGCTGGGGTGCGGGTCGGCCAAATCGGGCGGTAATCGTGCCCGCTGGTGCAATCAGGCCTTCGAAGATCTGATTCAGAAGGCGCGCAAGACGTCCGACCGTGCGGAGCGCGGCAAGCTGTATAAAGAAGCCCAGGTCATCTTCAAGGATGAAGCCCCCTGGGTTACCGTTGCCCATGCGGTGCAGACCGTGCCCATGTCGAAAAATGTCGATGGATTTAAGGTTGATCCGCTGGGACGCTTTAAGTTCTACGGCGTCTCGATGAAGTAA
- a CDS encoding ABC transporter permease subunit, translating to MLSFFFRQILLTIPTFIGVTLLAFVMIRIVPGDPVQIMSGDRGLSPEVYAERMAALGLDRPIWEQYTDYIVKMAQGDLGRSMYTKESVLSEFISRFPATLELAVAAIIFAVGVGLPAGMIAAVRRKSVTDYSVMTVALAGYSMPVFWWALILVLIFSMTLGWTPVSGRMGLIYFFQPITGFVLIDTLILGEYDAFWSALRHLALPAVALGTIPMAVIARMTRSAMLEVLQEDYVRTARAKGLSPFRVVAVHALRNALIPVVTVIGLQVSTLFSGAVLTETIFSWPGIGKWLIEALSRRDYPILQGALMLIATTTILVNLVMTLTYGIINPRIRHKR from the coding sequence ATGTTGTCCTTCTTCTTTCGCCAAATCCTCTTAACCATCCCGACCTTCATTGGGGTGACCCTCTTGGCCTTCGTCATGATACGGATCGTTCCGGGTGATCCGGTCCAGATCATGTCGGGGGATAGAGGATTGTCTCCGGAAGTCTATGCGGAACGCATGGCGGCCCTGGGTCTCGATCGGCCGATTTGGGAACAATATACCGACTATATTGTCAAAATGGCCCAGGGGGACCTTGGCCGGTCGATGTATACTAAAGAATCGGTCCTGAGCGAATTCATCTCGCGCTTTCCGGCAACATTGGAGCTTGCGGTCGCAGCAATTATTTTTGCGGTCGGCGTCGGATTGCCCGCAGGAATGATCGCGGCGGTGCGCCGAAAATCGGTCACCGATTATTCCGTGATGACCGTGGCGCTTGCGGGTTATTCCATGCCGGTTTTCTGGTGGGCGCTGATCCTGGTCTTGATCTTTTCCATGACCCTCGGGTGGACACCGGTCTCGGGCCGCATGGGGCTGATCTATTTCTTTCAACCCATCACCGGGTTCGTGCTGATCGATACGCTGATCCTGGGGGAATATGACGCCTTCTGGTCGGCCTTGCGCCATCTGGCGCTGCCAGCGGTCGCGCTTGGCACGATCCCGATGGCGGTGATCGCCCGCATGACGCGCTCCGCCATGCTGGAAGTGTTGCAGGAAGATTATGTGCGCACGGCGCGCGCCAAGGGGCTGTCGCCCTTCCGCGTCGTCGCCGTCCATGCCCTGCGCAATGCCCTGATCCCGGTCGTGACCGTCATCGGCTTACAGGTTTCAACGCTGTTTTCCGGAGCGGTGCTGACGGAAACGATCTTCAGTTGGCCAGGGATCGGTAAATGGCTGATCGAAGCCCTGTCGCGCCGCGACTATCCCATTTTGCAAGGGGCGCTGATGCTGATCGCGACCACGACGATTCTGGTTAATCTCGTGATGACGCTGACCTATGGCATCATCAACCCGCGCATCCGCCATAAGCGCTAG
- a CDS encoding ABC transporter permease subunit has protein sequence MTAVSSTSAPTAAPPGPLRLFWLEFSSNKGALAGLILILTMVFLAIFAPWVAPHSPIEQFRDALLKPPVWYADGSWRHILGTDDIGRDILSRILHGARVSLVIAVAVVAASIVVGIAIGLIAGFFRGLVETALLRFMDILQSMPTLLLALTIVAILGPGLNNAMVAVCIVLLPSFVRLTHAAVISEMSKDYVLAARMIGSSKTRLMIRTVLPNCLAPLIVQASLSLSTAILDTAALGFLGQGAQPPTPEWGTMLSDATQYLQSAWWVTLPGVAILLAVLAFNLIGDGLRDALDPKLKRS, from the coding sequence ATGACCGCCGTTTCATCCACTTCCGCGCCCACCGCTGCCCCGCCGGGGCCGCTGCGCCTATTTTGGCTGGAATTTTCCAGCAATAAAGGGGCGCTGGCCGGGCTGATCCTGATTTTAACGATGGTGTTTTTGGCGATCTTCGCCCCCTGGGTGGCGCCCCATAGCCCCATCGAACAGTTCCGCGATGCGCTGTTGAAGCCGCCGGTTTGGTACGCCGACGGCAGTTGGCGCCATATCCTCGGCACGGATGATATTGGCCGCGATATCCTGTCGCGCATTCTGCACGGCGCCCGTGTGTCCTTGGTCATCGCCGTTGCGGTGGTGGCCGCGTCCATCGTCGTTGGGATCGCTATCGGCCTGATCGCGGGTTTCTTCCGGGGGCTGGTCGAAACCGCGCTGCTGCGGTTTATGGATATTCTTCAGTCCATGCCAACGCTGCTGCTGGCGCTGACCATTGTCGCGATCCTGGGGCCTGGGCTGAATAATGCGATGGTCGCCGTCTGTATCGTGCTGTTGCCCAGCTTCGTGCGACTGACCCATGCGGCGGTGATTTCCGAAATGTCGAAGGATTATGTGCTGGCCGCGCGCATGATCGGCTCGTCGAAAACCCGGCTGATGATCCGCACGGTACTGCCGAACTGTCTGGCGCCGCTGATCGTGCAGGCGAGCCTCAGCCTCTCGACCGCCATTCTCGATACGGCGGCCTTGGGTTTCCTCGGCCAAGGCGCCCAGCCGCCGACGCCGGAATGGGGCACGATGCTGTCTGATGCCACGCAATATTTGCAGAGCGCCTGGTGGGTGACGCTGCCGGGGGTCGCCATTCTTCTGGCGGTTCTGGCCTTTAACCTGATCGGTGACGGTCTGCGCGATGCCCTCGATCCGAAGCTGAAACGCTCATGA
- a CDS encoding ABC transporter ATP-binding protein, whose amino-acid sequence MSLLEIRNLTVEFPTSRGLFRAVDGIDLSVPAGEVLGVVGESGSGKSVSMLATMGLLPDYAIVRADKLAFDGRDLLSLTPAQRRAIVGKDIAMIFQEPTTSLNPCFTIGHQIDEALQVHMGGSKAQRRERILELLTQVGIPDPISRLSAYPHQLSGGMNQRVMIAMAISCRPRLLIADEPTTALDVTIQAQIMDLLTNLQRDQNMAMVLITHDMAVVSEAAHRMQVMYAGQVVEQAPVERLFSAPRHPYTAALLNALPEHAAVTAHGGRRQRLPTIPGVVPGIGDRPKGCLFNPRCGFVSDRCRIDGPALRPEFAGGAVRCHSPLDADGKPMAVEAV is encoded by the coding sequence ATGAGCCTGCTTGAAATCCGCAATCTCACCGTCGAATTTCCCACCTCGCGCGGCTTGTTCCGCGCAGTGGATGGGATCGACCTTTCCGTTCCCGCTGGCGAAGTGCTGGGCGTCGTGGGCGAATCCGGCTCCGGGAAGTCGGTGTCGATGCTGGCGACGATGGGGCTACTGCCCGATTACGCCATCGTCCGCGCCGATAAGCTGGCGTTTGATGGGCGCGATCTTCTGTCCCTGACCCCGGCGCAGCGCCGGGCGATCGTCGGCAAAGATATTGCCATGATCTTCCAGGAACCGACGACCAGCCTCAACCCCTGCTTCACTATCGGTCATCAGATCGACGAGGCCCTGCAAGTCCATATGGGTGGCAGCAAGGCGCAGCGGCGCGAGCGTATCCTGGAGCTTTTGACCCAAGTCGGCATTCCTGACCCAATCTCGCGCCTCTCGGCCTATCCGCACCAGCTTTCGGGCGGGATGAACCAGCGCGTTATGATCGCGATGGCGATTTCCTGCCGTCCGCGTCTGCTGATTGCCGACGAGCCGACGACCGCGTTGGATGTGACCATCCAGGCCCAGATCATGGACCTGCTGACCAATCTCCAGCGCGATCAGAATATGGCGATGGTACTGATCACCCACGATATGGCTGTCGTTTCCGAAGCCGCGCACCGCATGCAGGTGATGTACGCGGGGCAGGTGGTGGAGCAGGCGCCGGTCGAACGGCTGTTTTCGGCGCCCCGTCACCCCTATACGGCGGCGCTGCTGAATGCCTTGCCCGAACATGCGGCGGTTACGGCCCACGGCGGGCGGCGGCAGCGGTTGCCGACGATCCCAGGGGTTGTGCCGGGGATTGGCGACCGGCCGAAGGGCTGCTTGTTCAACCCGCGCTGCGGTTTTGTGTCCGACCGCTGCCGGATCGACGGCCCGGCCCTGCGCCCGGAGTTCGCGGGTGGGGCTGTTCGCTGCCATTCGCCGCTCGATGCTGACGGCAAACCGATGGCCGTGGAGGCTGTGTAA
- a CDS encoding dipeptide ABC transporter ATP-binding protein, which translates to MTDLMKAVDLRRHYSVSRGFLKPTATVKAVDGVSFTLNAGQTLAIVGESGCGKSTLARMLALFEEPSDGELFIDGKPVTQADAATRKRLRQSVQMVFQNPYGSLNPRHTIGKALEEPLAINRPEMSAADRRAAAEAMMAKVGLRPDFYGRYPHMFSGGQRQRIAIARALMLNPRVVVADEPVSALDVSIQAQVLNLLMDLQDELDLAYVFISHDLGVVRHIASDVMVMYLGRPVEYGPVEQIFEDPRHPYTQALLGSRPRLRLAGHAVEDRPKLSGELPSPLNPPSGCAFHKRCPLVQPSCSETRPDPVLVGNRTVACPVVLRGEAA; encoded by the coding sequence ATGACCGATTTGATGAAGGCGGTCGATCTGCGCCGCCATTATAGCGTCAGCCGGGGCTTCCTGAAGCCGACCGCCACGGTGAAGGCGGTGGATGGCGTGTCCTTCACCCTCAATGCCGGGCAAACGCTCGCTATTGTTGGGGAAAGCGGCTGCGGCAAATCCACGCTCGCGCGCATGCTGGCGCTGTTCGAAGAGCCGTCGGACGGCGAATTGTTCATCGACGGCAAGCCGGTGACCCAGGCCGATGCTGCCACGCGCAAGCGCTTGCGCCAAAGTGTGCAGATGGTGTTCCAGAACCCCTACGGCTCGTTGAATCCGCGCCATACCATCGGCAAGGCGCTGGAAGAACCGCTGGCGATCAACCGCCCGGAGATGAGCGCAGCGGACCGGCGCGCGGCGGCGGAAGCGATGATGGCGAAGGTCGGGCTGCGGCCCGACTTCTATGGCCGTTATCCGCATATGTTTTCCGGCGGGCAGCGTCAGCGCATCGCCATTGCCCGCGCGCTGATGCTGAACCCGCGCGTCGTGGTGGCGGACGAGCCAGTGTCGGCGCTCGATGTGTCGATCCAGGCGCAGGTACTGAACCTGCTGATGGATTTGCAGGACGAGCTGGATCTGGCCTATGTCTTCATCTCCCATGACCTCGGCGTCGTCCGGCATATTGCCTCGGACGTGATGGTCATGTACCTCGGGCGCCCGGTGGAATATGGGCCGGTGGAGCAGATTTTCGAAGATCCGCGCCACCCGTATACCCAAGCCCTGCTGGGCAGCCGTCCGCGCCTGCGGCTGGCGGGCCATGCCGTCGAGGACCGCCCGAAACTCTCGGGCGAACTGCCCTCGCCGCTCAACCCGCCTTCCGGCTGCGCCTTCCACAAGCGCTGCCCGCTGGTGCAGCCTTCGTGCAGTGAAACCCGCCCTGATCCGGTCTTGGTCGGCAACCGCACGGTCGCTTGCCCGGTGGTCTTGCGGGGCGAGGCGGCTTAG
- a CDS encoding PhoX family protein: MTETINTSRRQALKFAAGVPLLPLAVGTVGSFLAGLGNNTALAATIRPNTARFVSMAAPTLSNPQAMATTYVNSAIEFELSDKSRKQFPLSYEPFFITGDMVPDGKGGKILAGGYYDINNQPIIDRSVPGKERHFFSDSPDGTSLLKVPGAKVKGVKGNTVFAVVQFEYTTWDQAGKDAYGALPSPIAVLTLDQNPQTGKLSLVKYHNVDTSKVHGLWITCGASLSPWGTHLSSEEYEPDAYFIDSVKYFKAFSKNTFGDENKANPYHYGHLPEVTVHADGTGSIKKHYNMGRISHELVQVMPDNRTVLMGDDATNSGLFLFVADKAKDLSAGTLYVAKYAPGFSLDTNAPGTKITWIKLGHATSAEIEAMANSLKPTDILDVKKEDPNDASYKKVWIGGAANWMKIKPGMEKAAAFLETHRYASYVGGSMAFTKMEGTTVNAKDKVAYSALQNIVDSMVKGGKGHHEDSNITLEKALNAGGVMEHKLGGNTTDSTGAKINSDWVPQSSKMLLIGEDIKADDLGNLSNPNIVGNPDNLKFSEKLRTLFIGEDSGSHVNNFLWAYNVDTKELSRLLSVPAGGESTGLHAVDELNGWTYIMSNFQHVGDWSKSLHAKVQATLDPLVRANYKDRYGAAVGYLTLATTAITLPHA; this comes from the coding sequence ATGACTGAAACGATCAATACGTCCCGTCGCCAGGCCCTGAAATTTGCCGCCGGTGTGCCGCTGCTGCCGCTGGCGGTCGGGACCGTCGGGTCTTTCCTGGCGGGCCTCGGCAATAATACCGCCCTGGCCGCGACGATCCGTCCGAATACCGCGCGCTTCGTCAGCATGGCGGCGCCGACCCTGTCCAATCCGCAGGCGATGGCTACCACCTATGTGAATTCGGCCATCGAATTCGAACTGTCGGACAAGAGCCGTAAGCAGTTCCCGCTGAGCTACGAGCCGTTCTTCATTACCGGCGACATGGTTCCCGATGGCAAGGGCGGCAAGATCCTGGCGGGTGGCTATTACGACATCAACAATCAGCCGATCATCGACCGCTCGGTGCCGGGCAAGGAACGCCATTTCTTCTCCGACAGCCCGGACGGAACCTCGCTGCTGAAGGTTCCCGGCGCCAAAGTGAAGGGCGTGAAGGGCAATACGGTTTTCGCCGTCGTGCAGTTCGAATACACCACCTGGGATCAGGCCGGGAAGGATGCTTATGGCGCCCTGCCGTCGCCGATCGCCGTGCTGACGCTCGACCAAAACCCGCAGACCGGCAAACTGTCGCTGGTGAAGTATCACAATGTCGATACCTCGAAGGTTCACGGTCTGTGGATCACCTGCGGCGCCAGCCTGTCGCCCTGGGGTACGCATCTGTCGTCGGAAGAATATGAACCCGATGCGTATTTTATCGACAGCGTGAAATATTTTAAGGCGTTCAGCAAGAACACCTTCGGGGATGAAAATAAGGCGAACCCCTATCACTACGGCCATCTGCCGGAAGTGACTGTTCACGCCGACGGCACCGGGTCGATCAAGAAGCACTACAATATGGGCCGCATCTCGCACGAACTCGTGCAGGTGATGCCGGACAATCGCACCGTGCTGATGGGCGACGATGCCACCAACTCCGGCCTGTTCCTGTTCGTTGCCGATAAGGCGAAGGATCTGTCGGCGGGCACGCTCTATGTCGCCAAATACGCGCCGGGCTTCTCGCTCGATACCAATGCGCCGGGCACGAAGATCACCTGGATTAAGCTGGGCCATGCCACCAGCGCTGAAATCGAAGCGATGGCGAACAGCCTGAAGCCGACCGATATTCTGGATGTGAAGAAGGAAGATCCGAACGATGCTTCCTACAAGAAGGTCTGGATCGGCGGCGCGGCCAATTGGATGAAGATTAAGCCGGGTATGGAAAAGGCGGCCGCCTTCCTCGAAACCCACCGCTATGCCTCTTACGTCGGCGGCTCGATGGCCTTCACCAAGATGGAAGGCACGACGGTCAACGCGAAGGATAAGGTCGCTTACTCGGCGCTGCAGAACATCGTCGATTCGATGGTGAAGGGCGGCAAGGGCCATCACGAGGACAGCAATATTACCCTCGAGAAGGCCCTGAACGCCGGCGGCGTCATGGAGCATAAGCTGGGCGGTAATACGACCGACAGCACGGGCGCCAAGATCAACAGCGACTGGGTACCGCAGAGCAGCAAGATGCTGCTGATCGGCGAAGACATTAAGGCCGATGACCTCGGCAACCTGTCGAACCCGAACATCGTCGGCAACCCGGATAATCTGAAGTTCTCGGAAAAGCTGCGCACCCTCTTCATCGGCGAAGACAGCGGCAGCCACGTGAACAACTTCCTCTGGGCCTATAACGTCGATACCAAGGAACTGTCGCGTCTGCTGTCGGTCCCGGCGGGCGGCGAGTCGACCGGTCTGCATGCCGTCGATGAACTCAACGGTTGGACCTACATCATGAGCAACTTCCAGCACGTCGGTGACTGGAGCAAGAGCCTGCACGCCAAAGTGCAAGCCACGCTCGATCCGCTGGTCCGTGCCAACTATAAGGACCGCTACGGCGCCGCCGTCGGTTATCTGACGCTGGCGACCACGGCGATCACGCTGCCGCACGCCTAA
- a CDS encoding pyridoxamine 5'-phosphate oxidase family protein, translating to MDLTAEARRILLGARRGALATLSGEAKDPYASLVSTVAGEDLAPLLLLSTLSQHAQNLAADPRASLLLESPEVATAPDALAAGRVTLQGTVEKADKDGLRAAYLAAHPEAEMYYQFTDFHLYRLVAPRLHFVAGFGRVVWLETAML from the coding sequence ATGGATCTCACCGCCGAAGCCCGCCGCATTCTGCTCGGCGCCCGCCGGGGTGCGCTGGCAACCCTGTCTGGGGAGGCCAAAGATCCTTACGCTTCGCTGGTTTCGACCGTCGCGGGGGAGGATTTGGCCCCGCTGCTGCTGCTCTCAACCTTGTCACAGCACGCGCAGAATTTAGCGGCCGATCCGCGCGCCTCGCTGCTGCTGGAATCGCCGGAAGTCGCCACCGCGCCAGACGCTCTCGCCGCCGGGCGGGTGACGCTGCAAGGCACGGTAGAGAAAGCCGATAAAGACGGGCTACGCGCCGCCTATCTCGCCGCGCACCCGGAGGCGGAGATGTACTATCAGTTCACCGATTTTCACCTCTACCGCCTCGTCGCCCCGCGCCTGCATTTTGTGGCGGGGTTTGGGCGGGTGGTGTGGCTCGAAACGGCGATGCTGTAA
- a CDS encoding response regulator transcription factor yields the protein MPQTIALIDDDQNILTSVSMLLEAEGFEVRTYSDGEAGLQGILGKPPELAVLDIKMPRLNGLEVLERLRKTSTLPVIFLTSKDDDEDELTGLSLGADDYIRKPFSQTLLLARIRAVLRRREAAAASDPAMMVRGNLALDEKRHLCTWKGLPIDLTVTEFLILKALAQRPGHVKSRDQLLDAAYGESAFVDDRTIDSHIKRLRKKFKATDDDFSEIETLYGVGYRFSA from the coding sequence ATGCCGCAGACCATTGCGTTGATCGACGACGATCAGAACATCCTCACCTCTGTTTCCATGCTGCTGGAAGCGGAAGGCTTTGAGGTGCGGACCTATTCCGACGGCGAAGCGGGGTTGCAGGGCATCCTCGGCAAGCCGCCCGAATTGGCCGTGCTCGACATTAAAATGCCGCGCCTCAATGGGCTTGAGGTGCTGGAGCGGTTGCGCAAGACCAGCACGCTGCCGGTGATCTTCCTCACCTCGAAGGACGACGACGAGGATGAATTGACCGGCCTGTCGCTGGGGGCGGATGATTATATCCGTAAGCCCTTCAGCCAAACCCTGCTGCTCGCCCGTATCCGCGCGGTGCTGCGGCGGCGGGAAGCGGCGGCGGCCAGCGATCCGGCGATGATGGTGCGCGGCAATCTGGCGCTCGATGAAAAGCGCCATCTTTGCACCTGGAAGGGCCTGCCCATCGACCTGACGGTGACGGAATTCTTGATCCTGAAGGCACTGGCCCAGCGCCCCGGCCATGTGAAAAGCCGCGATCAGTTGCTGGATGCCGCCTATGGCGAAAGCGCCTTCGTCGATGACCGCACCATCGACAGCCACATTAAGCGCCTGCGCAAAAAGTTCAAAGCGACCGACGACGATTTTTCCGAAATCGAAACCCTCTATGGCGTCGGATACCGTTTCTCCGCCTGA